The following coding sequences are from one Panicum hallii strain FIL2 chromosome 5, PHallii_v3.1, whole genome shotgun sequence window:
- the LOC112895522 gene encoding uncharacterized protein LOC112895522, with product MEATALSVGKSVVSSALGYAKSAVAEEVALQLGVQRDQAFVRDELEIMQAFLMAAHEERDDDKHRVLMAWVKQVRDVAYDAEDNLQDFSIHLNLRTPWRRLRARRRVARRMKDLRARVEDVSQRNLRYQLIKTAAASSSTARHPATAAAAASCDNHLI from the coding sequence ATGGAGGCGACGGCGTTGAGCGTGGGCAAGTCCGTGGTGAGCAGCGCGCTCGGGTACGCCAAGTCCGCCGTCGCGGAGGAGGTGGCCCTGCAGCTCGGCGTCCAGCGTGACCAGGCCTTCGTCCGCGACGAGCTCGAGATAATGCAGGCTTTCCTCATGGCCGCGCACGAGGAGCGCGACGACGACAAGCACCGGGTGCTCATGGCCTGGGTCAAGCAGGTCCGCGACGTCGCCTACGACGCCGAGGACAACCTCCAGGACTTCTCCATCCATCTCAACCTGAGGACACCGTGGCGGCGCCTGCGAGCGCGGCGCCGCGTCGCCAGGAGGATGAAGGACCTGAGGGCCCGGGTCGAGGACGTCAGCCAGAGGAACCTGCGCTACCAGCTCATCAAGACCGCTGCCGCGTCATCGTCGACGGCCAGGCATCCagcgacggccgccgccgccgcctcctgtgACAACCATCTAATTTAA